A stretch of DNA from Paenibacillus sp. FSL W8-0186:
GCGAATTTCTTTATTTCCAAATTGTCTGATGCCAAGGTTATTTTTGAACGTGCCCTGGATTGCAAACATACGGAATTTGACGACCTTTATCCCTATATGCTTGAGCATCCCCAGTTCTTCTGGTACAAACGCTATGTAGCCTGGTCGCAGCTTCTGACGATCGCGGGTCTGTGCGAGGAGCTGTCCATACCTTGGAAGGATCAGTTCAGTCCACAGCAGGTGGCTTATCTGGAGCAGCGGGTAATGTCGGCGAAAGTACTTGATTTCTGGTTTGAGAAGAACGACAGCCGGGAGCATGCGCAGCGTTAAATCAGGGATAATTTGCTGGTTTTGTTCGTAGCTTGGTCATAAGGTGAACGATATAATGAGACTCCGCCATGGGCGGGGTCTTTTTCTGCGCTGTAAGCGATGTACGATCGTGCTGTGCGGTCAGAGATTTATATTTAGACCGTAACTTCTTATAGGGCTTGTAAGGTTGTGATAAAATAAGAAGAAGGAGGTGATTGTCCCGTGATTTCGGATGAACAATTGGATGCTTACCGATTATCCGGCGAGAAAGTGCGAGTCGTGCGGGATGCCATTCCGGAGAATGACATTCGGGGCATCGTCGTGGCTTGGGACGATACGCATGTGCTGATTCGCAGACCAAACCGCAATGTCGTCAAGCTGGATCGGAGCTATATCATTCAACCTTCCCGCGAACCGCGAATTTCCCCGGAGGGATAGCATATTTTTGGCTGGACGGGACAACGTAGTAAGTGGAAACTTCACTTCACAGAGGAAAGGATGTCCGTCCATGTCGCTGGTGAGCGATAAAATAAGCGCATACAAACAGGAAATCCACCGTTTCGGCGAGATTATGCCCGGGGTGACGGAGGCATACCACGCTTTTACAGGGGAGAGCTTCGCGGATGGGGCGCTGGATGCCAAAACAAAGCAGTTAATCGCCATAGGCATCGCATTGTCCATGAACCAGGAAGTCTGCACATTCTATCATGTCAACGAGGCGCGGGCCAAGGGAGCGTCCGACGAGGAGATATTGGAGACCGTTGCCGTGGCCTCCGCCGCGCTCGCAGGCAATGCTCTGTCGCAGGGGGTCACCCGTGTGCAGCAGGCTTTGGCGGCAAAATCGGCGCTGCAATAGTGTTGATGCTAGCGGGTGTAGCGCGTATTGTAATTCAATTAGCTGTCCTTGAGGCTTTGAAGGCCCCGAGGACAGCTTTTTTTGCAGGGCAAAGCTTAGTGGAGGTCAACCTGGATCAAGAGGCGACGTCCCTATTTCCGACCCTCTGCCAATATGCCGGGGATAAGATGTGCTTGGCCTGGTATAGTACGATTGCTCCGATAACGATCGTGATAATAAAGCAGCCGCAGGCTAGCGAAGGAAGCCAGGACCATTCCCAAATCGATTTTCCAAGCGCAGTCTGCCAACCAATGAATATTACTCCAAGAAAGTAAAGGATGCCGGAAAGATGAATGACCTTTCGTCGTATTGCTATAGTAATCGTGGAATGTTCGGTTAACCAAGCAATAACCGGAAGTACCTGAAGGCCATGGAAGCCGAGACCGTGCAGCCAAATGAGATTTCCCTCAAGGCCCGTAAACCGGCTTTGATTCACGGAAATCCAGATGCCCGCGGCAAAAGAAAGCATCGTGGCCAGCAGCGCGTAACGGATCGCCAGCACGATTTCTGGACGGGTTTGTGAAGCTTTTGGGCGAAAGAAGGGGATGGAGAAGGAGATATAGATGATTACGAGCAGGATTGCAACCAGACCAAAGCCGTTGGCGACGAAATGATCAAAGAAGGAGCCATCCTCAACAAAACGCGGGTTGACGCCGCGAAAATTTTGGATAGTCTCTGCTCCATAACAATATAGTGCCAGGATAATGAAGGTCCAGCGGAAGAACGCTCGCCTTTTGGAGCTCATGCCGGAAAGAGGGCTAATCGCTGCGGTAGAAATGAGAAAAATACCTAACGCGGCATCAAAGGAAATGGCTCTGGACACATCACCGTCCGGTGATGTTGCGCCTCCATACAGCAACACCCAAATACCGCAAGCTGCTGCCAGCACAAAGCCCAGCAGACCGATCCAGACAAGCACCCGCTCTCCTTCGAATAATTTTACGGCAGTGCTTTTGTTGTAGCTGGTTAATTTTTGATTCATCATTCAACCTCCAGACCATAGTTATTCCCACTGTATAGGAAGACAAGATCAGGCTGCATCGGTCTGAGGTATTATTTGCCAATTGGTCCGGGGGATGAGGGGCGAGCTGTTAGCAGCCTGGTCAAAAAAATAAAAAAAAGGTTGTTGACTCTCTTAGCCCAGCATGATATTATATATCTTGTCGCTGCGGAAAACACTCTGCAAGACAAGACAACATGCGGTCGTGGCGGAATTGGCAGACGCGCACGGTTCAGGTCCGTGTGGGCTTACCCCCGTGGAGGTTCGAGTCCTCTCGACCGCATCAGGTTATACAGGAAGGTTTCTGATTTGCTTACTCAGCAGATTGGGAACCTTTTTTTGTTACCCGAGACAGCACTAACTTTGTACCGATAGCGGAAAGTCTTTTGCCATATGACAAATATCCCTTTTCAGGTAGCTAGGAATCATTAAATACATGATAAGAGGTGTTTCTATTTGAGGTATATAGAATTTGGAATAGGCAACAAGTGGCTCATTAGGACGGAAACAGAATTAAATGACGGCGCGGAATTTGAGGTAAAAGGAATAGTCCGACCTATACAATTCCAATCAGCATACATACGAATTTGGATAAGAAAAACGGTACTGATTATTGATTTGAAACAAGGTTTGAAAGTGACCAAAAAGAACCGAAATGAATTTAAAATCATTTTTGGTATAGTAAGCCTATAAGTATGCACTTGATTTTTTACAGAAACTTTTGTTTGATGTAATATATGGTACCAAAGCGTTCGAGAAGATGTTCATAACAAAATGTTCAGAAAAAGCATAAGAAAAGGAGAGACGTGATGAAAAAATCACTTTTATGCCTGATCGTAGTGGGAATGACTTTATCGGGTGCCGCTGGTGTGTATGCTGGAAGCAAGCTGGAGAAGATTAGCGCTTATCTGAATCATAACATTAGCTTTAAAGTAAACGGAGCCGTACAATCTTTAACAGACAGTAATGGCAAAAAGCTGGTGCCCATCACCTATCAAAATACGACGTATTTGCCTGTGCGGGCTATTTCCAACATGGCTGGAATCAATGTGGAGTTCGATGCCGCAAGCCAGCAAATTCGGCTGGAAACGAAACACGGCGAGGATCATCAGCCAGCAAGTGAATTGATAACTATCAATTATAATGAAACACAGATTAAGGCGATCAAAAAGGCTTACGCCACTTTCGAATCCTTCGAGACAGCCTATGCTCCTAAGCAAATGACCGCAAACGACAGCTACGTTAAAGCGGCAGCTACGGACGATGGAGTCCATTTGATCTTTGAGCATATGACTGTTGTTGTCTCGCCACGGGATTATTCCACCGGCTATGCATCCAAGGAGGTCAAGTTGTCCAATGGCGTCATTGCGAAATGGTATACACCTTCCGATACGCCGATGCTGGGTTTCCAACTGGATGACCGGACGGTGACGATTAGCTCCCCAGACGGTTCCCTGAGCAGCAGCCAAATCGAGCAGGTCGCTGTGAGTGTGGGTAAACTGGATTAAGGAACAACTAGTAATAAAGAAAATGCCCCCTGATGAACTTGTGATCAGGGGGCATTCTGGCGATTATATGTGAAGAGACACACTCAATAACAATCTCAATACAATTTCTTTACTTGTTCGGGATCAAAAGGAACCCAGTCGTCAATTCTGCCTTCGCGGAGCTTACTGGCCCAAGCTGGATCAGCTATTAACGACCTTCCTACGGCCACCAGGTCGAATTCTTCACGTTCAAACCTTTCGATGAGTTGGTCGATTCGGCTAAGACGGGCTCCCTTTCCTTCAGCAAAGAAACTTGTCACATCACGATCCAGACCAACTGAGCCTACGGTGATTGTCGGCTTCCCCGTCAGTTTTTTGGTCCAGCCGGCAAGGTTCAGCTGGGAGTTTTCAAATTCAGCTTCCCAGAATCGGCGAGTTGAGCAGTGGAATATGTCAACGCCTGCGTCAACCAAGGGGGCTAAGAACCTTTCCAGCTCATTTGGCGTCTTCACTAATTTGGCGGTGTAATCCGTTCCTTTCCACTGCGAGAACCGCAGCACGATCGGGAATTCGGGGCCTACAGCAAGACGGCACGCTGAGATGACCTCTGCCCCAAACCGGGTACGTTCTACAAAGTCCCCTCCGTACTGATCCCTACGTCGATTTGTTTCCTCCCAGAAAAATTGGTCTATTAAATATCCGTGTGCGCCGTGAAGTTCGATACCGTCAAACCCCAGACGCTTGGCTTCAAATGCTGCCTCAGAGAAGGCCTGGATGATGGCCTTTATCTCCGATTCGGAGTAATCATTGACGTGGCCCCGGGCCCCCATATGCCAGATCTGAGGTATAATCTCCCCGCCTGCGTTATGTACCTCAGTCACTACGTTTGCCCAGCCGTTCAAGGCATCTGCGCCAAAAAAATGCGGCACGTTGCTCTGATTGGATGAGTCGGGATGCTTAATCACTGTCCCTTCGGTAATGATAAGTCCAACGCCGTTTTCTGCTCTCCGGCGATAATAAGCAGCTACATCCGGACCCGGAACCCCACCGGGGGAAAATTGTCTTGTCATCGGTGCCATTACGATGCGATTCGATAGTGTTGTACCCCCAAAGGAAAATGGCTCAAATAACGATTGAACGGACTGCATATCATTCATACTTTTACCTCCAACAGTAATTATTAATGAAACTTTATGACTTAACCATCCGGTTCATTATTGACTATACGGTCAATAACTAAACAAAAAATTATTGCCGTATACCATATCCTTCCAATATTTTAGCGCCGATAAATAAATTTTTCAAATATGCAGCTAGTTCTCTACTGGTAAGGCGGCTGGTAATCACTTTTTGTTCCTGACCGCATCGGATGATTTCTTCAAGTATTTGTTCAACCTTGAACAACATCATCTCAACTTCTCTAGTTACCTCCTGGTCTTTGGTTCCGAATTCTAAAATGGAATTGACCATGAGGCAGCCTTGTTAAATAATTTCGCTCTCTTCAGGAAGTGAAACGCAGGCACAGGCTTTGTTTCTATAAATGAAAGGCAGACATGAGCCTTGCCGTCCGCATTGGCATTCGCAATCCGCTGGACAACCCAAGTCTCTAAACGTTATTCAGTATAAATGTCCCTTTTCCTGCTGCTTAAGTGTTATACAGTAGATAGAGAGGAGGACCGGTTATGGAGTTTGTGGAAAAATGCGTCATGGAAGTCAAATCAGGCGAAATTAATCAATATGTACATATCGTTGAAGCGTTCCAGGCACCGATTTTTCGCTATTGCAGCCGTATGCTGGGGAATCGGCAAGAAGCGGAGGATGCGGTGCAGGACATTCTGGTCAAAGGGTTCGAAAAAATTGGAATGTATGAGCCCAGCGGCAGCTTTTCATCCTGGTTGTATAAGATCGCTCATAACCATTGCCTAAATCTGCTTCGCAAGCGCAGTGTCCAGCATAAATTTCAGAGCTGGTTCCGGCAGAATACGGTTGCCGAAAGCGCGGAACAAACGATAACCAGCCGATTATTCGCAGAGCCACTCGCGTCCGCCATAACAACCTTAAGCGCGGAGGAGCGCAGTTTGCTAATATTACGGGCGCTTGAAGAGAAGTCATTTGCCGAGATTGGAGAAATTTCAGGAAAAAGCACGGAAGCGGTCAAGAAAAAATACGGCCGCTTGAAGCTGAAGCTGCAGAGGCTGATGGAGCAGAAAGGGGGAGCAGGTTATGATGCGAAAGAGCGGCACTATTCTTCAAGATGAAACGCTAAAGGAGCTTCTGACCGCAGAGGCTCAGGATACCATCGATGTACGCCTGAGCGTTATGAACCGGGTTCGGGAAATCCATGAACGGAGCAGCGGCAAAAAAACAGTTCGGCGTAAGACGGGAGCAATAGTCATGATCGCCAGCCTCATTATTGTGCTGACCTCTTTAACAGGTCTCGCGGCTTCCCGTTATGTGCAAATATTGAACCCCAAAGGCGAAGTGATTGTTGAAACCAAGGGAATTAAGGAAGATGCGTTTACTCCCCATGCCAAGACTTATCATGAAATGAGGTCTGCCTATAGAGAGCATGTCTTAGGGATGCTTAAGCCAGGTGAACTTGTGGCGTACTATGTCCATGACGATACGCTGAATGCTTACGACACCGGAAATAAGGTTCAATCCGTATATAAACCGATGGAGCACAGCAGTTATGAGGCATTTGAGAAGCAGCTTGAAATGACAAAGGGACCGCTTTTCTTGAAACCCAAATACTTGCCCCAAGGGTTCTCCTTCGAAGTGGGGAATGTATTTCCCAGTATGATGGAAGGGGAGGCCAGTCTAGAAAATCTGAAAAGGCTGGAGCCAGAATTTATCCGTATGGCTGAGACCTCCACCAGTGACTCCAAATTGTTCATCAAACCGCTGTCTTGGAATACAGCCGGCAGTGCAAATGCGAGATACGCCAATGGGGAGGATACGATCAATATCAATGCTTATGTACGGAAGAAGAGCCCATCTTCGGTAACAACGATGCATCCCGAAGGCGTGTTCGTGGAGAAGCTGACAGCAGGCGGACAAGAGATGGTTTATATGGAAGCGAAGACGGAGGAGGTAGCGGAAGCCCACTATAAGCACAAATTGGAATGGCTGGATGAGGAGGCAGAGGTCTTTTATTCCATTTACGATAACCAAAACAGTACTCTGTCCAAGTCTGAATTTGTCCGCATTGTAGAGAGCGCGTTGAAATGACTTTGTTCCGGAGTGTCCCTTTCCGGAAGGCTCAGGCGTTATACAAGTAAACAAACCATGTGCCTGTCTGGCCGAAAGGAGATTTACTCATGAACCTTACGACAAAAACGATGATCGCCACTGCAAGCATCCTGCTAGCGCTAAGCTCAGCAAGTGGAATCCCTGCGGAAGCTGCCGCAGCAAAACCGCAGTCAAAGACAAAAGCGACACCGGGCAAAAACAATCTCGAGCTGCAGAAAAAAGAGGCTATGGCCATCCATTCCAGTCCGAAGAACCCGGGTGATTTAACCGTCATGTATGACGGGACAGACAATACGCTTTCTTATAATTTTCTATCCATCAACAGCGCGAAATACGAGGATTATTTGAACTTGCTGTCCGATCACAAAGCGCCGGAACTGAAGCAGCCGGCATGGCTCCCGGAGGGATATGTTTTTCAATCCGGCGAAATTTCGCCGCCATACTTCCATTTTCTTAGTCAAGCATATCAAGATATGCTAGAGAAGTTGAAAACAGAGGCGAAAGGGAAAAAATATGTTGCGAAGAAATTAAATTGGAGTGAAGCCGGGGAAGCGGCCATTGTCTTCGCGCAAGAGAAGGACATTATCCGAATCAGCGCCAAAAGAGTGCAGCCGCTAATTACAGAAATCACGCGAGTACCAGGGAAGGGCGAGAAATTTGAAAAGCTGAGCTTGGACGGAATCCAAGCGATCTTTTCTACAGGTTCCAATGCAGTCTACTCGACCAAGCTAACCTGGGAGGATACGGAAAACCAGCTGGAATACGAGATTGCTACGTATAGGAAAAGTCCTCTGACGAAGGAAGATCTCGTAGCGATTGCGGAAAGTATTCTGCAGGAGTAGTTCGGAGGGTTCACTGCCTAGTATATTAGTAGGTTCTTTGACGAAAAATGAGATTACTGGACCATGTACTTCAGATAAAAAAATAGCCTTAGTTCAGTTCCACTGGACTAAGGCTATTTTTGTAAGAATCGTAAAACCTACTCTGTTATGATTTTTCCGTAAACTTTGCTATTCTTGTTGTGCTGTCCCAATCCACTTTAACATCAAGTATTTCAGCAAGCTGTCTGACGGGTAAGAATGTAACGCCATTTTTAACCATGGGCACGACATCATCCAAATTCACTTTTTCTCCATCAACCAGCATTTCCGATTTTCCGACCTGCATAAGGATACTTTTATGATCTTTATTTAATGTGATTTTTTTATCGTTTTGATCCCAGTGCACTTCAAAGCCGAATCCATCCGCAAGTGCTCGCAGTGGAATCATAGTCCGCCCATTCTCAATAAACGGATCTGCCCCGGTTCCGGCATAGGTATTAAGATATTTCCCATTCAAGAGAACTAATACACGATTTTTCTTAGCATCTTCACAAGAGGGAATATCTTGGCTTACTCTCTTACCATCTACCTCTATACCTATTTCAGGAGCGCTTCCGTCGCGGCTCTTATGACAAGTGAGGATTGGTTCCACATCTGACCAAAAGAAATCCTCAGCAGCATATGCTAAGTTTCCGGTCATAAGGATTACAAGTAAACTGATGGTTGTGGTAAATTTCCATTTTGTTTGTAACAAGATCATCATCTCCAGCTTTAATTCCTATTTGATTTTTGAAGCTTCAAACGATAACTCTCATTGATGGCATCCAAGTTTTGCTGCGGAAGCTCGTCGATGTATCCTTGCGGCACAGTAATTCCCTTTTCAATATGTTTTTTTATTCGATCCACAATCTCTTCAGTAGTTAACTTCTTAGGGGCATAGCTTTCTTTCGGTTTCGCGGCAACCCGATTTCCGTCTTTATCAAAAGCTTCAAGTTTTCCATCTGGATATTCAACGGTCACATTATAACCTGCAACTTGTTGATCGGTCGGGTTTTTTGAAGCAGATCCCGCCGCAAAAGCGGCAGCACCGCCTCCGCCAACCAAAGCGATAGCAGCGACAATAGACAGTGCCATTACCGGCTTGTTCATTTTTTTTACATTCATAAGATGAATAAGTCTCCTTTTCATATGCTCCTTGGGGCTGCATAGACCGCTTGTGCCAACTACATTCTTTTTCATAACGCCATATTCCAGCATAGATAACAATGTTTCACCGTAACTTCTTCTGCCCTCTATATCCATGTGCTGAACGACCTGTTCATCACAGGAGAGCTCGCAAAACATGGAAATCTGCCTGTTCAGTATGTAGGCTGCAGGATTAAACCAATGAATTGCATTTGCCGCAAAAACAATCAACTTGATAAACAAGTCGCCGCGTTTTAAGTGGACGAGTTCATGGGATAGAATCATGTCAAGCTCTTTTTGACTAAGGGAGATATCCGGCAGTACAACAATCGGATTCCAAAACCCCATAATCAATGGGGTGGTTGCATGAGGGCTTGCAATGACTTGTACAGGGCATTGTACAATATGCCGTACTTGGCTCCCTCGGAAGATGGAACGCTTAAACGCCCGGTACTTTCGGATATTTACCACGATAAAAACAGTGGCTCCAACAGTCCAAATCAGTGTTGCAATGAGCATAAATTCCTTTGTGCTGCTGAAGCGCCTCAGCTCGTCAAATCGTTGTGTAATCCAGAAGGAGACGTTGGCCGCGGTTTGCTCAATTGTTGAGACTTGGGCGTATGGCTCCGCAATCATTCCGGCAGCCTGAATATGGTTTGAACCAGAAGAGGCAGAGGGAATAAAAGAGACTAGTCTGCTCATGATCTCTGATCCGCCAAGAAGAAAAAATACGGGAATCAAGCTGGAATAATAATGCCATGTTTGGGAGAAGCATTTTTGCGTGACGGGCTTTAGACTGTACTGCAAAATCCAAAGGATTGTGCCGGCGAATGAGGCAATGAAGAGGAACGAAACGAAGCCCATCATCATTTCCTGCCATCCTTGCGGGCAAACCAATCTTTAAGCTCCGCTATATCGTCTTGACTGAGTTCTTCATCATCAACCAGAGCTGCAATAAAGTTCTTTAACTTCCCGTTGTATAAGCGGCCAAGAAAGGAGCGGGTTTCGTATTTCTTATACTCGCTCAACGTCAAAGCGGGAGCGTAATAATTCGTCTTGCCGCTCAAGGATTTAGTCAAATACCCTTTCTCGATGAGCCGATTCAGTATGGTTGACAACGTTGATGTTTTCCAGCCTTTGTGTTCGAAAATGTCCAAAAGCTGATTAACCGTTACGGTTGTTGCGGTTTCCCAGATCACCTCCATAACTTCCAATTCAGTTTCGGATAGTCTTCCTAAGTTTTTCATTGGGCGCGCACCTCAATTTTTTACTACGACAACTTGTCGTAGATCGAATATACGACAAGTTGTCGCAGGTGTCAATGTTTAAATTTCCATATGTTTCAAACTGGCGGCTTCACCCTTCTGCAGTACTTCGCTATACGAATAAACGCCTGCTGCATTATTCCTTAATGCTGATATTTCCTGAACGCGTCTCAATATACACCTCATAGGAGCCATTCCCCGTAAGTCCCTCTGTCGATTTCTGCTTGTCCTGGCGTTCGTCCCAAGGAATAGCCACGGAGCGTCGTCCACTTCCTGATTTAAGCCGCCATTTTACATTGGAATCCTTATCCCTCAGATTTAAAATTACGTTCCCGCTGTAGACGGAAACACGGATATCCTGGTTTATTTGCTGATAATCCATAGAGACATTTCCGCTTTTGCTATCAATATTTAGCTTGCTTGCCTGTAAATCGTTGATTTTTACGTTTCCTGAAGAGCCGCTTAGTAATACCTCCCCTTCAAAGTTCATGGGAACACGGATCGTTAACCATGGTTTTCTTCCAATGTTGATGATCCGTCTGATATCGCTTTTCAATTGAATTTTCAGCTCTTTGTTCTTTGGGGTCATTACTATTCCGGAATTACCGCGGTCTATCGATAAGAAAGCCTCGAGAGCCTCTACCTCGGCGGATTCGATATGAACAGGGGTACTGCCATGATCAATATACAAGCGATCTATCCCTTCCAGCTTCATGCTCTGCAGATTCATGGTTCCTTCATTTCCACAGGCCATTAGAAAAAACATACAAAACATCAGCATACAAATACAGAATTTTCTCATGTTTAACTCCTCACTTTGCTTCTATTATGAGAGAGATTATATAAGCTTACGTAACGTCAGCTTCAAGTGGTTTTTGAAAAAGGCTTGAAACTGACGTTACGT
This window harbors:
- a CDS encoding carboxymuconolactone decarboxylase family protein, producing MSLVSDKISAYKQEIHRFGEIMPGVTEAYHAFTGESFADGALDAKTKQLIAIGIALSMNQEVCTFYHVNEARAKGASDEEILETVAVASAALAGNALSQGVTRVQQALAAKSALQ
- a CDS encoding DUF3977 family protein; translation: MRYIEFGIGNKWLIRTETELNDGAEFEVKGIVRPIQFQSAYIRIWIRKTVLIIDLKQGLKVTKKNRNEFKIIFGIVSL
- a CDS encoding stalk domain-containing protein, with protein sequence MKKSLLCLIVVGMTLSGAAGVYAGSKLEKISAYLNHNISFKVNGAVQSLTDSNGKKLVPITYQNTTYLPVRAISNMAGINVEFDAASQQIRLETKHGEDHQPASELITINYNETQIKAIKKAYATFESFETAYAPKQMTANDSYVKAAATDDGVHLIFEHMTVVVSPRDYSTGYASKEVKLSNGVIAKWYTPSDTPMLGFQLDDRTVTISSPDGSLSSSQIEQVAVSVGKLD
- a CDS encoding NADH:flavin oxidoreductase — its product is MNDMQSVQSLFEPFSFGGTTLSNRIVMAPMTRQFSPGGVPGPDVAAYYRRRAENGVGLIITEGTVIKHPDSSNQSNVPHFFGADALNGWANVVTEVHNAGGEIIPQIWHMGARGHVNDYSESEIKAIIQAFSEAAFEAKRLGFDGIELHGAHGYLIDQFFWEETNRRRDQYGGDFVERTRFGAEVISACRLAVGPEFPIVLRFSQWKGTDYTAKLVKTPNELERFLAPLVDAGVDIFHCSTRRFWEAEFENSQLNLAGWTKKLTGKPTITVGSVGLDRDVTSFFAEGKGARLSRIDQLIERFEREEFDLVAVGRSLIADPAWASKLREGRIDDWVPFDPEQVKKLY
- a CDS encoding RNA polymerase sigma factor, which codes for MEFVEKCVMEVKSGEINQYVHIVEAFQAPIFRYCSRMLGNRQEAEDAVQDILVKGFEKIGMYEPSGSFSSWLYKIAHNHCLNLLRKRSVQHKFQSWFRQNTVAESAEQTITSRLFAEPLASAITTLSAEERSLLILRALEEKSFAEIGEISGKSTEAVKKKYGRLKLKLQRLMEQKGGAGYDAKERHYSSR
- a CDS encoding DUF4367 domain-containing protein; this encodes MMRKSGTILQDETLKELLTAEAQDTIDVRLSVMNRVREIHERSSGKKTVRRKTGAIVMIASLIIVLTSLTGLAASRYVQILNPKGEVIVETKGIKEDAFTPHAKTYHEMRSAYREHVLGMLKPGELVAYYVHDDTLNAYDTGNKVQSVYKPMEHSSYEAFEKQLEMTKGPLFLKPKYLPQGFSFEVGNVFPSMMEGEASLENLKRLEPEFIRMAETSTSDSKLFIKPLSWNTAGSANARYANGEDTININAYVRKKSPSSVTTMHPEGVFVEKLTAGGQEMVYMEAKTEEVAEAHYKHKLEWLDEEAEVFYSIYDNQNSTLSKSEFVRIVESALK
- a CDS encoding copper amine oxidase N-terminal domain-containing protein, translated to MLQTKWKFTTTISLLVILMTGNLAYAAEDFFWSDVEPILTCHKSRDGSAPEIGIEVDGKRVSQDIPSCEDAKKNRVLVLLNGKYLNTYAGTGADPFIENGRTMIPLRALADGFGFEVHWDQNDKKITLNKDHKSILMQVGKSEMLVDGEKVNLDDVVPMVKNGVTFLPVRQLAEILDVKVDWDSTTRIAKFTEKS
- a CDS encoding M56 family metallopeptidase, with protein sequence MMMGFVSFLFIASFAGTILWILQYSLKPVTQKCFSQTWHYYSSLIPVFFLLGGSEIMSRLVSFIPSASSGSNHIQAAGMIAEPYAQVSTIEQTAANVSFWITQRFDELRRFSSTKEFMLIATLIWTVGATVFIVVNIRKYRAFKRSIFRGSQVRHIVQCPVQVIASPHATTPLIMGFWNPIVVLPDISLSQKELDMILSHELVHLKRGDLFIKLIVFAANAIHWFNPAAYILNRQISMFCELSCDEQVVQHMDIEGRRSYGETLLSMLEYGVMKKNVVGTSGLCSPKEHMKRRLIHLMNVKKMNKPVMALSIVAAIALVGGGGAAAFAAGSASKNPTDQQVAGYNVTVEYPDGKLEAFDKDGNRVAAKPKESYAPKKLTTEEIVDRIKKHIEKGITVPQGYIDELPQQNLDAINESYRLKLQKSNRN
- a CDS encoding BlaI/MecI/CopY family transcriptional regulator, whose amino-acid sequence is MKNLGRLSETELEVMEVIWETATTVTVNQLLDIFEHKGWKTSTLSTILNRLIEKGYLTKSLSGKTNYYAPALTLSEYKKYETRSFLGRLYNGKLKNFIAALVDDEELSQDDIAELKDWFARKDGRK
- a CDS encoding DUF4097 family beta strand repeat-containing protein, whose product is MNLQSMKLEGIDRLYIDHGSTPVHIESAEVEALEAFLSIDRGNSGIVMTPKNKELKIQLKSDIRRIINIGRKPWLTIRVPMNFEGEVLLSGSSGNVKINDLQASKLNIDSKSGNVSMDYQQINQDIRVSVYSGNVILNLRDKDSNVKWRLKSGSGRRSVAIPWDERQDKQKSTEGLTGNGSYEVYIETRSGNISIKE